One window from the genome of Oryza glaberrima chromosome 3, OglaRS2, whole genome shotgun sequence encodes:
- the LOC127767911 gene encoding alpha,alpha-trehalose-phosphate synthase [UDP-forming] 6-like, whose translation MVSRSYSNLLDLATGAADQAPAPAALGALRRRLPRVVTTAGLIDDSPLSPSTPSPSPRPRTIVVANHLPIRAHRPASPSEPWTFSWDEDSLLRHLQHSSSSPAMEFIYIGCLRDDIPLADQDAVAQALLESYNCVPAFLPPDIAERYYHGFCKQHLWPLFHYMLPLSPDLGGRFDRALWQSYVSANKIFADKVLEVINPDDDFVWVHDYHLMVLPTFLRKRFNRIKLGFFLHSPFPSSEIYKTLPVREELLRALLNSDLIGFHTFDYARHFLSCCGRMLGLSYESKRGHICLEYYGRTVSIKILPVGVNMGQLKTVLALPETEAKVAELMATYSGKGRVVMLGVDDMDIFKGISLKLLAMEELLRQHPEWRGKLVLVQVANPARGRGKDVDEVKGETYAMVRRINEAYGAPGYEPVVLIDEPLQFYERVAYYVVAEVCLVTAVRDGMNLIPYEYIVSRQGNEALDRMLQPRQGNEALDRMLQPSKPEEKKSMLVVSEFIGCSPSLSGAVRVNPWNIEAVADAMESALVLPEKEKRMRHDKHYRYVDTHDVGYWATSFLQDLERTCKDHAQRRCWGIGFGLRFRVVSLDLSFRKLAMEHIVMAYRRAKTRAILLDYDGTLMPQAINKSPSANSVETLTSLCRDKSNKVFLCSGFEKGTLHDWFPCENLGLAAEHGYFLRSSRDAEWEISIPPADCSWKQIAEPVMCLYRETTDGSIIENRETVLVWNYEDADPDFGSCQAKELVDHLESVLANEPVSVKSTGHSVEVKPQGVSKGLVARRLLASMQERGMCTDFVLCIGDDRSDEEMFQMITSSTCGESLAATAEVFACTVGRKPSKAKYYLDDTAEVVRLMQGLASVSNELARAASPPEDDDE comes from the exons ATGGTTTCTCGGTCCTACTCCAACCTGCTGGACCTggccaccggcgcggcggaccaggcgccggcgccggcggcgctcggcgcgctccggcggcggctgccgcggGTGGTGACCACCGCGGGGCTCATCGACGACTCCCCGCTGTCCCCCTCGacgccgtccccgtcgccgcggccgcgcacCATCGTGGTCGCCAACCACCTCCCTATCCGGGCTCACCgcccggcgtcgccgtcggagCCGTGGACCTTCTCCTGGGACGAGGactccctcctccgccacctccagcactcgtcctcctcccccgccatgGAGTTCATCTACATCGGCTGCCTCCGCGACGACATCCCGCTGGCCGACCAGGACGCCGTCGCGCAGGCGCTCCTCGAGTCGTACAACTGCGTGCCGGCGTTCCTGCCCCCCGACATCGCCGAGCGCTACTACCATGGCTTCTGCAAGCAGCATCTGTGGCCGCTGTTCCACTACATGCTGCCGCTCTCCCCCGACCTCGGCGGCCGCTTCGACCGCGCGCTGTGGCAGTCGTACGTGTCGGCGAACAAGATCTTCGCGGACAAGGTGCTCGAGGTGATCAACCCGGACGACGACTTCGTGTGGGTGCACGACTACCACCTCATGGTGCTCCCAACCTTCCTCCGCAAGCGCTTCAACCGCATCAAGCTCGGCTTCTTCCTCCACTCGCCGTTCCCCTCGTCGGAGATCTACAAGACGCTCCCCGTCCGGGAGGAGCTCCTGCGCGCGCTGCTCAACTCCGACCTCATCGGCTTCCACACCTTCGACTACGCGCGCCACTTCCTCTCCTGCTGCGGCCGGATGCTGGGGCTCTCCTACGAGTCCAAGCGTGGCCACATCTGCTTGGAGTACTACGGCCGGACGGTGAGCATCAAGATCCTCCCGGTGGGGGTGAACATGGGGCAGCTCAAGACGGTGCTCGCGTTGCCGGAGACGGAGGCGAAGGTGGCAGAGCTGATGGCGACTTACTCCGGGAAGGGGAGGGTCGTCATGCTGGGCGTCGACGACATGGACATCTTCAAGGGGATCAGCCTCAAGCTGCTCGCCATGGAGGAGCTGCTGCGGCAGCACCCCGAGTGGCGCGGCAAGCTGGTGCTCGTCCAGGTCGCGAACccggcgcgcggccgcggcaaGGACGTCGACGAGGTGAAGGGGGAGACGTACGCCATGGTGCGGCGGATCAACGAGGCGTACGGCGCGCCCGGGTACGAGCCGGTGGTGCTCATCGACGAGCCGCTCCAGTTCTACGAGCGCGTGGCGTACTACGTCGTCGCCGAGGTGTGCCTGGTGACCGCGGTCCGCGACGGCATGAACCTGATCCCCTACGAGTACATCGTGTCCAGGCAGGGCAACGAGGCGCTCGACAGGATGCTGCAGCCGAGGCAGGGCAACGAGGCGCTCGACAGGATGCTGCAGCCGAGCAAgccggaggagaagaagagcatgCTGGTGGTGTCCGAGTTCATCGGGTGCTCGCCGTCGCTGAGCGGCGCGGTAAGGGTGAACCCGTGGAACATCGAGGCCGTGGCGGACGCCATGGAGAGCGCGCTCGTGCTGCCGGAGAAGGAGAAGCGGATGCGCCACGACAAGCACTACCGCTACGTGGACACCCACGACGTGGGCTACTGGGCGACCAGCTTCCTGCAGGACCTCGAGAGGACGTGCAAGGATCACGCGCAGCGGCGGTGCTGGGGCATCGGCTTCGGGCTGCGGTTCAGGGTGGTGTCGCTTGACCTCAGCTTCAGGAAGCTCGCCATGGAGCACATTGTCATGGCGTACCGGAGGGCGAAGACGCGCGCCATCCTGCTCGACTACGACGGCACGCTCATGCCGCAGGCGATCAACAAGAGCCCGAGCGCCAATTCCGTCGAAACGCTGACCAGCTTGTGCAGGGACAAGAGCAACAAGGTTTTCCTCTGCAGCGGGTTCGAGAAGGGAACACTCCATGACTGGTTCCCCTGCGAGAACCTTGGCTTGGCGGCTGAGCACGGTTACTTCCTGAG GTCATCGAGGGATGCAGAGTGGGAGATTTCCATTCCCCCCGCGGACTGCAGCTGGAAGCAGATCGCGGAGCCGGTGATGTGCCTGTACAGGGAGACCACGGACGGCTCGATCATCGAGAACAGGGAGACGGTGCTCGTCTGGAACTACGAGGACGCAGACCCTGACTTCGGTTCATGCCAAGCCAAGGAGCTCGTCGACCACCTCGAGAGCGTGCTCGCCAACGAGCCCGTCTCGGTGAAGAGCACCGGCCATTCCGTTGAGGTCAAGCCACAG GGCGTGAGCAAGGGcctggtggcgcggcggctgctggcgaGCATGCAGGAGAGGGGCATGTGCACCGACTTCGTGCTGTGCATCGGGGACGACCGCTCCGACGAGGAAATGTTCCAGATGATCACAAGCTCCACCTGCGGCGAGTCGCTGGCGGCCACGGCGGAGGTCTTCGCCTGCACCGTCGGCCGCAAGCCGAGCAAGGCCAAGTACTACCTCGACGACACGGCGGAGGTCGTCAGGCTGATGCAGGGCTTGGCCTCCGTCTCCAACGAGCTGGCTCGGGCGGCGAGCCCcccggaggacgacgacgaatgA
- the LOC127767912 gene encoding two-component response regulator ORR21 — protein MAPVEDGGGVEFPVGMKVLVVDDDPTCLAVLKRMLLECRYDATTCSQATRALTMLRENRRGFDVIISDVHMPDMDGFRLLELVGLEMDLPVIMMSADSRTDIVMKGIKHGACDYLIKPVRMEELKNIWQHVIRKKFNENKEHEHSGSLDDTDRTRPTNNDNEYASSANDGAEGSWKSQKKKRDKDDDDGELESGDPSSTSKKPRVVWSVELHQQFVNAVNHLGIDKAVPKKILELMNVPGLTRENVASHLQKFRLYLKRIAQHHAGIANPFCPPASSGKVGSLGGLDFQALAASGQIPPQALAALQDELLGRPTNSLVLPGRDQSSLRLAAVKGNKPHGEREIAFGQPIYKCQNNAYGAFPQSSPAVGGMPSFSAWPNNKLGMADSTGTLGGMSNSQNSNIVLHELQQQPDAMLSGTLHSLDVKPSGIVMPSQSLNTFSASEGLSPNQNTLMIPAQSSGFLAAMPPSMKHEPVLATSQPSSSLLGGIDLVNQASTSQPLISAHGGGNLSGLVNRNPNVVPSQGISTFHTPNNPYLVSPNSMGVGSKQPPGVLKTENSDALNHSYGYLGGSNPPMDSGLLSSQSKNTQFGLLGQDDITGSWSPLPNVDSYGNTVGLSHPGSSSSSFQSSNVALGKLPDQGRGKNHGFVGKGTCIPSRFAVDEIESPTNNLSHSIGSSGDIMSPDIFGFSGQM, from the exons ATGGCGCCggtggaggatggcggcggggtGGAGTTCCCCGTGGGGATGAAGGTGCTGGTGGTGGACGACGACCCTACATGCCTCGCCGTGCTCAAGAGGATGCTCCTCGAGTGCCGCTACGACG CGACAACTTGTTCTCAGGCTACAAGAGCATTAACTATGCTGCGAGAGAACAGGCGTGGTTTTGATGTTATAATTAGCGATGTTCATATGCCTGATATGGACGGATTCAGGTTACTTGAACTTGTTGGCCTTGAGATGGATCTCCCAGTTATTA TGATGTCTGCTGATTCAAGGACAGATATCGTTATGAAAGGAATAAAACATGGAGCATGTGACTACTTAATTAAACCCGTCAGAATGGAGGAGTTGAAGAACATCTGGCAACATGTTATAAGGAAAAAGTTTAATGAAAACAAGGAGCATGAGCATTCAGGTAGCCTAGATGATACAGATCGTACCAGACCAACCAATAACGATAATGAGTATGCTTCATCTGCAAATGATGGAGCTGAAGGTAGCTGGAAGTCTCAGAAAAAGAAACGGGATAAAGATGATGACGATGGTGAATTGGAAAGTGGTGACCCTTCTTCTACATCAAAGAAACCAAGAGTTGTTTGGTCAGTTGAACTCCACCAACAATTTGTAAACGCAGTTAATCATCTGGGGATAGACA AAGCTGTTCCCAAGAAAATTTTGGAGTTGATGAATGTTCCTGGTTTAACTAGGGAAAATGTCGCCAGCCATTTGCAG aaGTTCAGATTGTATCTGAAGAGGATTGCTCAGCATCATGCCGGAATAGCTAATCCATTCTGTCCGCCTGCTTCTAGTGGTAAAGTAGGCTCACTGGGAGGACTTGATTTCCAAGCTTTGGCTGCCTCAGGTCAGATCCCTCCTCAAGCCCTGGCCGCCTTGCAGGATGAGCTCCTAGGGCGACCTACAAATAGTTTGGTATTGCCTGGAAGGGACCAGTCATCTTTACGGCTTGCTGCAGTCAAAGGAAACAAGCCCCATGgggagagagaaatagcatttgGTCAACCTATATACAAGTGCCAGAATAATGCATATGGGGCATTCCCTCAAAGCAGTCCAGCTGTTGGAGGAATGCCTTCATTTTCAGCTTGGCCCAATAACAAACTTGGTATGGCAGACTCAACCGGCACATTGGGAGGCATGAGTAATTCTCAGAATAGCAATATAGTCTTGCATGAATTGCAACAGCAGCCAGATGCCATGCTGTCAGGAACCCTTCACTCTCTAGATGTCAAACCTTCTGGGATAGTTATGCCTTCTCAGTCATTAAATACTTTCTCAGCCAGTGAGGGTCTCTCCCCTAATCAAAATACCTTGATGATACCTGCTCAGTCGTCTGGTTTTCTAGCGGCCATGCCTCCATCCATGAAGCATGAACCTGTTCTTGCAACTTCTCAACCATCGAGTAGTCTGTTAGGTGGTATTGATTTGGTTAATCAAGCTTCTACAAGTCAGCCCCTAATAAGTGCCCATGGAGGGGGGAATCTTTCTGGCCTTGTAAATCGTAATCCAAATGTAGTACCTTCTCAAGGGATCAGTACTTTTCATACTCCAAATAATCCATATTTGGTTAGTCCAAATTCTATGGGAGTGGGCTCCAAACAACCACCTGGTGTTCTTAAGACAGAAAACTCTGACGCTCTGAACCATAGCTATGGTTATCTTGGTGGTAGCAACCCCCCTATGGACTCTGGCTTACTCTCTTCACAATCAAAAAATACACAGTTTGGTTTACTGGGTCAGGATGACATCACTGGTAGCTGGTCGCCTCTGCCGAATGTTGACAGTTATGGTAATACTGTTGGGCTAAGCCACCCTGGGTCCAGTTCATCTAGTTTTCAAAGTTCTAATGTGGCTCTTGGGAAATTGCCTGATCAAGGGCGAGGAAAGAATCATGGATTTGTTGGTAAAGGTACTTGCATTCCAAGCCGCTTTGCAGTGGATGAGATTGAATCTCCAACTAACAACTTGAGTCACAGCATTGGAAGCAGTGGAGATATTATGAGCCCTGATATTTTCGGATTTAGTGGACAGATGTGA
- the LOC127765063 gene encoding probable UDP-3-O-acyl-N-acetylglucosamine deacetylase 1, mitochondrial produces MCGSAARALNSVSRAAFSWKPTGLPQQTLAAAVSRSGVGLHSGAKTTATLLPARAGEGRYFVVEGEETRVAAEVANAEAHSPLCTALRRGGARVRTVEHLLSAMEALGVDNCRVEVSGGDEIPLLDGSAQEWVMAIRGAGQCAAKDSSGQKLEKLAPEIHEPVYLQKSDCFIAALPSSRIRITYGIDFPKVPGIGCQRFATVLDANVYSSKIAPARTFCIFEEVEKLRSAGLIRGGSLENATVCSISGGWLNPPLRFEDEPCRHKILDLIGDFSLLAQNGNQGFPLAHVVAYKAGHALHTDFLRHLLGRSAVGQENLAEQC; encoded by the exons CTTCTCCTGGAAACCA ACAGGGTTGCCGCAGCAGACGCTCGCCGCTGCGGTGAGCAGGTCGGGCGTGGGGCTTCACTCGGGGGCGAAAACCACCGCCACGCTGCTCCCCGCGCGAGCCGGCGAGGGGAGGTACTTCGTCGTTGAGGGGGAGGagacgagggtggcggcggaggtggcgaatGCCGAGGCGCACTCGCCGCTATGCACCGCGctgcggcggggcggcgcgcgggtgcGCACGGTCGAGCACCTGCTCTCCGCGATGGAGGCGCTCGGCGTCGACAACTGCCGCGTCGAggtcagcggcggcgacgag ATTCCGTTGCTTGATGGATCAGCGCAAGAGTGGGTGATGGCTATAAGAGGTGCAGGTCAATGTGCGGCCAAGGATTCCAGTGGCCAGAAACTGGAGAAACTGGCTCCGGAAATCCATGAGCCTGTTTACTTGCAGAAGTCTGATTGTTTCATAGCTGCACTCCCTTCCTCAAGAATCCGTATAACCTATGGGATTGATTTTCCAAAA GTGCCAGGAATTGGGTGTCAGCGCTTCGCAACAGTCCTAGATGCTAATGTCTACTCAAGCAAGATAGCCCCAGCAAGAACTTTCTGTATATTTGAAGAG GTTGAAAAATTGCGTTCTGCTGGGCTCATCAGAGGAGGATCGCTAGAAAATGCTACGGTTTGCAG TATTTCTGGTGGTTGGCTTAATCCACCACTGCGGTTTGAGGATGAACCTTGCCGCCACAAGATTTTAGATCTTATCGGTGATTTCTCGCTTCTTGCACAGAATGGTAACCAGGGTTTTCCACTTGCTCATGTAGTTGCCTACAAG GCTGGTCATGCCCTTCATACTGATTTCCTACGGCATTTGTTGGGAAGGAGCGCTGTGGGCCAAGAAAACCTTGCTGAGCAATGTTGA